GACAGAACTGTTATTTTTTATCAGGAATATTTAGCTTCTGGTAAATTTCAAATAATACTTTTTCTTTTGATTGGATTTATTTTGTGGCTTCAGGCAGAATTGTACTAATCATTCCTACAAAAAAGAACCCTTTTAGTCTTATAGTCTTATCTTCTAAAAGGGTTCTTTACAGTATATTTTAACTAAAAGTTAATAGCGTCTGCGGTTATCGTTAAAATCTCTTCTTGGTTTTTGTGGTTTTGCTTCGTCAATTTTTAAGGGACGATCACTAAAATCAGTGTCGTGTAATGCGTCTTTGGCTTTAGTGGCTTCTTCTGAAGAAGACATTTCTACAAATCCAAAACCTTTGCCTTCAATAATATTAACACTTTTAACAGTGCCGTGATTAGCGAAAAGTTCTTCCAATTGCTGGTTAGTCACAGTGTAATT
The Atribacterota bacterium DNA segment above includes these coding regions:
- a CDS encoding RNA-binding protein, which translates into the protein MEGSKLYVGNLNYTVTNQQLEELFANHGTVKSVNIIEGKGFGFVEMSSSEEATKAKDALHDTDFSDRPLKIDEAKPQKPRRDFNDNRRRY